In Salinibacterium sp. dk2585, a single window of DNA contains:
- a CDS encoding ABC transporter ATP-binding protein — translation MESRMPGARISARGWGWRHAGRDDWAVRDLDLAIEPGERVLLLGASGAGKSTVIHGLAGVLGGDEEGESTGELTLDGDHPASRRGRAGLVLQDPDSQVILARVGDDVAFGCENLGVSREETWRRVRDALAIVGLDLPLDHSTEALSGGQKQRLALAGVLAMRPGLLLLDEPTANLDPEGVREVVDATRRVLDETGATLVVVEHRVEVWRELVDRVIVLGADGGVLADGDPARVLTDEGESLAASGVWVPSHPPRTPVRRERGSDESLVSAERLSVARGKRVVQQGVDLTVGAGQAIALTGANGVGKSTLVLTLAGLLAPAAGRVLAHPVLKGGVGDAPLRWRSRDLLTRIGTVFQDPEHQLLTGRVRDELAIGLRALKVGRAEQEARIDELLQRLRLAHLADANPFTLSGGEKRRLSVATMLATRPPVLMLDEPTFGQDSRTWEELVAMLASLLDDGNAIVMATHDERLVDALATSTLRLQPRAEVLA, via the coding sequence ATGGAATCCCGGATGCCCGGGGCCCGCATAAGTGCCCGGGGATGGGGTTGGCGGCACGCAGGCCGGGACGACTGGGCCGTGCGCGACCTCGACCTCGCGATCGAACCGGGGGAGCGAGTGCTGCTGCTCGGTGCCTCCGGTGCGGGCAAGTCCACGGTCATCCACGGGCTCGCCGGCGTGCTCGGCGGGGATGAGGAGGGCGAGAGCACGGGAGAGCTGACGCTCGACGGTGACCATCCCGCATCACGTCGGGGCCGTGCGGGGCTCGTGCTGCAGGACCCCGACTCCCAGGTCATCCTCGCGCGGGTCGGTGACGACGTGGCCTTCGGCTGCGAGAACCTCGGCGTGTCGCGTGAGGAGACCTGGCGCCGCGTGCGGGATGCACTTGCGATCGTGGGCCTGGACCTGCCGCTCGATCACTCGACCGAGGCGCTCTCAGGCGGACAGAAGCAGCGGCTCGCCCTCGCGGGTGTGCTCGCCATGCGGCCGGGACTCCTCCTCCTCGACGAACCGACTGCGAACCTCGACCCCGAGGGCGTGCGCGAGGTCGTGGACGCTACGCGCCGCGTGCTCGACGAGACCGGCGCAACTCTCGTGGTCGTCGAGCACCGCGTCGAGGTCTGGCGAGAATTGGTCGACCGCGTGATCGTGCTCGGCGCGGACGGGGGCGTGCTCGCCGATGGGGACCCCGCGCGGGTGCTCACCGACGAGGGTGAGTCGCTCGCGGCATCCGGAGTCTGGGTTCCGAGTCATCCGCCGCGGACGCCCGTACGACGGGAGCGCGGCAGCGATGAGTCCCTCGTGTCCGCCGAACGGCTGTCGGTCGCTCGAGGCAAGCGCGTCGTGCAGCAGGGGGTCGACCTCACGGTCGGCGCTGGGCAGGCAATCGCCCTCACCGGAGCGAACGGTGTCGGCAAGTCGACCCTTGTGCTGACCCTCGCGGGGCTGCTTGCGCCGGCGGCGGGCAGGGTGCTCGCGCATCCCGTGCTGAAAGGCGGGGTGGGGGATGCGCCGCTCAGGTGGCGATCGCGCGACCTCCTCACGCGCATCGGCACGGTGTTCCAGGACCCCGAGCACCAGTTGCTCACCGGCCGGGTGCGCGATGAACTCGCGATCGGGCTGCGCGCGCTCAAGGTCGGCCGAGCCGAACAGGAAGCACGCATCGACGAACTGCTGCAGCGGCTCCGGCTCGCACACCTCGCCGACGCGAACCCCTTCACGCTGTCAGGCGGCGAGAAGCGGCGGCTCTCCGTCGCAACAATGCTCGCGACGCGGCCGCCCGTGCTCATGCTCGACGAACCCACCTTCGGCCAGGACTCCCGCACGTGGGAGGAACTCGTGGCGATGCTCGCCTCCCTGCTCGATGACGGCAACGCGATCGTCATGGCGACGCACGACGAGCGGCTCGTCGACGCGCTCGCCACGTCGACGCTCCGGCTGCAGCCGCGCGCGGAGGTGCTCGCATGA
- a CDS encoding energy-coupling factor transporter transmembrane protein EcfT encodes MTAVAARPDRAVVTINPVAKLATALLVAGVLVLTIDWVSATVALVLEFALFAFAGVSARTFWLRTLPIWIMAPLAGVTIALYGEASGATYFEWLFVHVTEGSVTLAIATVLRVLAIGLPAVVLFITIDPTDLADGLAQVAKLPSRFVLGALAGLRLVGLLISDWRSLELGRRARGVSDHGRVRRLPGQAFALLVIAIRRGSKLATAMEARGFGGATPRSWARASHFGRPEVLLIIIGAAIAATAVAVSVATGHWNFIWARA; translated from the coding sequence ATGACGGCGGTCGCCGCACGCCCCGACCGCGCGGTGGTGACAATCAATCCCGTCGCGAAGCTGGCGACGGCCCTCCTCGTCGCCGGGGTGCTCGTGCTCACGATCGACTGGGTCTCGGCGACCGTGGCCCTCGTGCTGGAGTTCGCCCTCTTCGCCTTCGCGGGCGTGAGCGCCCGCACCTTCTGGCTGCGCACACTGCCGATCTGGATCATGGCGCCGCTCGCCGGCGTGACGATCGCGCTCTATGGCGAGGCATCCGGCGCCACCTACTTCGAGTGGCTCTTCGTGCACGTGACAGAGGGCTCGGTCACGCTCGCGATCGCGACCGTGTTGCGAGTGCTCGCGATCGGCCTCCCCGCCGTCGTGCTCTTCATCACAATCGACCCGACCGACCTCGCCGACGGGCTCGCGCAGGTCGCCAAACTGCCGAGCCGCTTCGTGTTGGGCGCGCTCGCGGGGCTCCGGCTCGTGGGCCTGCTGATCTCCGACTGGCGCAGCCTTGAGCTCGGCCGCCGCGCCCGGGGCGTAAGCGATCACGGGCGTGTGCGACGGCTGCCTGGGCAGGCCTTCGCGCTGCTCGTGATCGCGATCCGGCGGGGCAGCAAGCTCGCGACGGCGATGGAGGCTCGCGGCTTCGGCGGCGCCACCCCTCGATCGTGGGCGCGTGCGTCACACTTCGGCCGCCCCGAGGTGCTGCTGATCATCATCGGTGCGGCGATCGCGGCGACCGCCGTCGCGGTCTCGGTCGCGACCGGCCACTGGAACTTCATCTGGGCGAGGGCATGA
- a CDS encoding ATP-binding protein, protein MRPDATPDPAPGRQPETAHAIVTHVPRIVDAVAVDARPVVLIDGRSGSGKTTLARALAAAIDGAQLVRLDDFYPGWDGLDAGSAMVVADVMRMDDPGWRGWDWNVGRPGTWHPLDAARPLVIEGCGALSRASRALATFGVWVELDAPTRKQRALARDGEGYAPYWDRWATQEDEFIAREHPRSLADLVIDETATASGRVGTQPQ, encoded by the coding sequence ATGAGACCGGATGCCACGCCTGACCCCGCGCCAGGGCGGCAGCCAGAGACGGCGCATGCGATCGTGACGCACGTGCCCCGCATCGTCGACGCCGTTGCTGTGGATGCCCGCCCGGTCGTGCTCATCGACGGCCGCTCCGGCTCAGGGAAGACGACGCTCGCCAGGGCGCTCGCGGCGGCGATCGACGGCGCGCAGCTCGTGCGGCTCGACGACTTCTACCCCGGCTGGGACGGGCTCGACGCTGGGAGCGCGATGGTCGTCGCCGACGTGATGCGGATGGACGACCCCGGGTGGCGAGGCTGGGATTGGAACGTGGGCCGGCCAGGCACGTGGCATCCGCTCGATGCGGCGCGGCCGCTCGTGATCGAAGGCTGCGGTGCGCTCAGCCGCGCATCGCGTGCGCTCGCGACCTTCGGCGTGTGGGTTGAACTCGACGCCCCCACCAGGAAGCAGCGCGCCCTGGCACGGGATGGGGAGGGCTATGCGCCGTACTGGGACCGGTGGGCCACGCAGGAAGACGAGTTCATCGCCCGCGAGCACCCGCGGTCGCTCGCCGACCTCGTGATCGACGAGACCGCGACAGCGTCCGGGAGAGTCGGGACTCAGCCCCAGTAA
- a CDS encoding YbdD/YjiX family protein, with translation MTAADALVATVVEARRILRGIMGADAYERYLEFHATHHDGHPPMTEREFWRDRDDRRDRNPEGRCC, from the coding sequence ATGACCGCAGCCGATGCCCTCGTGGCCACGGTCGTCGAGGCAAGGCGAATCCTCCGCGGCATCATGGGAGCCGATGCCTATGAGCGCTACCTCGAGTTCCATGCGACGCATCACGACGGGCATCCGCCCATGACGGAGCGTGAGTTCTGGCGGGACCGCGACGATCGCCGCGACCGGAACCCCGAAGGACGGTGCTGCTGA